From a region of the Mercurialis annua linkage group LG1-X, ddMerAnnu1.2, whole genome shotgun sequence genome:
- the LOC126666964 gene encoding 30S ribosomal protein S9, chloroplastic, with protein MSIALSSLTSSLSSLSFSSQISQKPNNVSVSFSKSKSLSVSFKPSPAQLRVSATVASPAEPQTDDLKKLVKSRLPGGFAAQPIFGTGRRKCAIARVVLQEGTGQVVINYRDAKEYLQGNPLWLQYVKVPLVTLGYESSYDVFVKAHGGGLSGQAQAISLGIARALLKVSANHRSPLKKEGLLTRDSRIVERKKVGLKKARKAPQFSKR; from the exons atgtcaatCGCACTCTCATCTCTTACCTCCTCCTTATCTTCACTTTCATTTTCTTCACAAATTTCTCAAAAACCTAACAATGTCTCTGTTTCCTTTTCAAAGTCGAAATCTCTTTCAGTCTCCTTCAAACCATCTCCTGCTCAGCTTCGTGTCTCCGCGACCGTTGCTTCTCCGGCTGAACCACAAACTGACGACCTTAAGAAATTGGTGAAATCGAGGCTTCCCGGTGGTTTCGCTGCTCAACCTATCTTCGGCACCGGCCGCCGTAAATGCGCCATTGCTCGTGTCGTTCTTCAAGAAGGCACCGGACAAGTTGTCATCAATTACCGCGACGCTAAG GAATATCTTCAAGGCAATCCATTATGGCTTCAATATGTGAAAGTGCCATTGGTTACTCTAGGATATGAGAGCAGCTACGACGTGTTTGTGAAAGCTCACGGAGGTGGCCTCTCAGGTCAGGCACAGGCAATCTCACTTGGCATTGCTCGCGCTTTGCTAAAGGTGAGTGCTAACCATAGATCCCCTTTGAAAAAGGAGGGGCTCCTGACCAGGGACTCGAGGATTGTTGAGAGGAAGAAAGTTGGTCTCAAAAAAGCTCGAAAGGCTCCACAGTTCTCCAAACGTTGA
- the LOC126666954 gene encoding type IV inositol polyphosphate 5-phosphatase 11 — MGNCSSSRSKIMRKQMDSTMSEHDGIKSVKVDDHNCDFSRNSNLCICIITWNMNGKVCYQDLVELVGSNRKFDLLVVGFQEAPRENIARLLQTVLLDTHKLVRKVTMQSLQLYVFGPLNSGSFIKEMKVDKHAVGGLGGLIRRTKGAVAIYINYKGIPIVFISCHLSAHARNVEERNRQCRHISRKLFSRKWNPYAKPAQIIVWLGDLNYRIQGIDTYQARSLIQHDLQTLLTGKDQLLQEAERGQVFNGYSEGILTFKPTYKYNIGTGNAYDTSYKVRVPSWTDRILFKIDDVDKITATLHSYDSIDDIYSSDHKPVKAHLCFNFLNDQQAKTVNSDIN; from the exons atgGGAAATTGTAGCAGCAGCAG ATCCAAAATCATGAGAAAACAAATGGATTCTACCATGAGTGAACATGATGGAATAAAGAGTGTGAAGGTGGATGATCATAATTGCGATTTCTCCAGAAATTCTAATCTTTGCATCTGCATAATCACCTGGAACATGAACGGGAAG GTCTGTTATCAAGATTTAGTGGAGCTTGTCGGAAGCAATCGGAAGTTTGATCTGCTTGTCGTAGGTTTTCAGGAAGCACCTCGAGAAAACATTGCACGATTATTGCAGACAGTTCTTTTGGATACTCATAA ATTGGTGAGGAAGGTGACGATGCAATCTCTTCAGCTGTATGTATTTGGGCCATTGAACTCAGGGTCTTTTATCAAAG AAATGAAGGTGGATAAGCATGCTGTTGGTGGGCTAGGAGGGTTAATTAGAAGAACAAAAGGCGCTGTAGCCATTTACATCAACTACAAAGGAATTCCAATTGTTTTCATTTCTTGCCATCTTTCTG CTCATGCTCGAAATGTGGAAGAGAGAAATCGGCAGTGCAGACACATATCACGCAAGCTTTTCTCAAGGAAGTGGAATCCTTACGCTAAACCTGCCCAGATTATTGTATGGTTAGGAGATCTAAACTACAGAATACAAGGCATAGATACATATCAAGCCAGAAGCTTAATTCAACATGACCTTCAAACA CTGCTGACTGGTAAAGATCAGCTCTTACAAGAAGCAGAAAGGGGACAGGTGTTCAACGGATATAGCGAGGGAATTTTGACATTTAAACCAACTTATAAGTATAATATTGGAACCGGTAATGCTTACGATACAAGTTACAAGGTGAGAGTACCCTCATGGACGGACAGGATCTTGTTCAAGATCGATGACGTGGACAAAATAACTGCAACTTTACATAGTTATGACTCTATTGACGACATTTATAGCTCCGATCATAAGCCGGTGAAAGCTCACCTCTGCTTTAACTTTCTTAATGATCAACAAGCAAAAACTGTAAACTCggatattaattaa
- the LOC126666946 gene encoding protein DA1, protein MSKWLNKFFKGSSHNVSEGHYRGNYGRDPNYYAPSTSGVEWPEQENEEIDRAIALSLLEENQNGKRVIKNENQLEEDELLARAIQESLNVESPPQYGYGHNYGYGNRSGNGNGNGNAYQGNVYHPTPAYIPTGFRICGGCNTEIGHGRFLNCLNAFWHPECFRCHACNLPISDYEFSMTGNYPYHKTCYKERYHPKCDVCKYFIPTNPAGLIEYRAHPFWVQKYCPAHEHDSTPRCCSCERMEPRDTGYIALNDGRKLCLECLDSAVMDTNECQPLYLDIQEFYESLNMKVEQQVPLLLVERQALNEAREGEKNGHYHMPETRGLCLSEEQTISRVLKRPRFGAGNRSVGMVTEPYKLTRRCEVTAILILFGLPRLLTGSILAHEMMHAWMRLKGFQHLSQDVEEGICQVLAHMWLESQLTSSSGVNAASSSASRASKQGTGSPFEMKLGEFFKHQIESDTSPVYGDGFRMGQRAVQKYGLGRTLDHIRATGRFPY, encoded by the exons ATGAGCAAATGGctaaacaaattttttaaaggCTCCAGCCATAATGTTTCAGAAGGCCATTATCGTGGGAATTACGGACGGGATCCTAATTATTATGCGCCTTCCACTTCAGGG GTTGAATGGCCAGAGCAGGAGAATGAAGAGATTGATCGTGCTATTGCATTGTCTCTTTTAGAGGAGAATCAAAATGGAAAACGTGTTATTA AAAATGAAAATCAACTAGAAGAAGATGAACTACTAGCTAGAGCGATACAAGAAAGCTTGAATGTTGAGTCTCCTCCTCAATATGGATATGGACATAATTATGGATATGGAAATAGAAGTGGAAATGGAAATGGAAATGGAAATGCATATCAAGGAAATGTATATCATCCCACCCCAGCTTATATTCCGACGGGATTTAG GATCTGTGGAGGTTGCAATACTGAAATTGGTCATGGAAGATTCCTAAATTGCCTCAATGCATTTTGGCATCCAGAATGTTTTCGTTGCCATGCCTGCAACCTACCGATTTCTGATTATGAG TTCTCTATGACCGGGAATTACCCTTATCATAAAACTTGCTACAAGGAGCGGTACCATCCAAAATGTGATGTTTGCAAGTACTTT ATTCCAACAAACCCTGCTGGTCTTATTGAATATAGGGCACATCCTTTCTGGGTCCAGAAATACTGCCCAGCTCATGAACACGATAGTACTCCTCGGTGCTGCAGTTGTGAGCGAATGGAG CCACGAGACACGGGATATATTGCACTTAATGATGGTCGGAAGCTTTGTCTAGAGTGCCTGGATTCTGCAGTCATGGACACTAACGAGTGCCAGCCCCTTTATCTTGATATACAAGaattttatgaaagtttgaATATGAAAGTGGAGCAGCAAGTTCCGCTGCTCTTAGTTGAGAGACAAGCATTAAATGAAGCCCGGGAAGGAGAAAAAAAT GGCCATTATCACATGCCAGAAACAAGAGGGCTTTGCCTCTCTGAGGAACAAACAATCAGCCGG GTATTAAAGCGGCCAAGGTTTGGAGCTGGAAATCGATCGGTGGGTATGGTCACAGAGCCTTACAAATTGACGCGTCGTTGTGAGGTGACAGCAATTCTCATTTTGTTTGGCCTCCCAAG ATTACTTACGGGGTCAATCCTCGCTCATGAGATGATGCATGCGTGGATGCGACTTAAAG GTTTCCAACATCTCAGTCAAGATGTTGAAGAGGGTATTTGTCAGGTGCTTGCGCACATGTGGTTAGAGTCTCAGCTCACATCTAGTTCAGGTGTTAATGCTGCATCATCATCTGCTTCCAGAGCTTCAAAACAGGGTACAGGATCTCCGTTTGAGATGAAACTCGGGgaattttttaaacatcagaTCGAATCAGACACTTCTCCAGTATACGGAGATGGATTTAGAATGGGGCAGCGAGCAGTCCAAAAGTATGGCCTTGGAAGGACACTCGACCATATTAGAGCGACGGGGAGGTTTCCATATTGA